A stretch of Halostagnicola kamekurae DNA encodes these proteins:
- the ribH gene encoding 6,7-dimethyl-8-ribityllumazine synthase: MTALGVVVAEFNRPITEQMEREALEAARAAGATVDRTVQVPGVYDAPLAADRLARREAIDAVVVVGAVITGDTDHDQVITDATAQRLSDVSLERDTPVTLGVTGPGMSAAEARERVENAAKAVDGALDLVEELPDPDPNTDGPDPNTDSNVDTDSNVDTDSNGDYQ, translated from the coding sequence ATGACCGCGCTCGGAGTGGTGGTCGCGGAGTTCAACCGCCCGATCACCGAGCAGATGGAACGAGAGGCGCTGGAAGCCGCACGCGCGGCGGGCGCGACGGTCGACCGCACCGTTCAGGTCCCCGGCGTGTACGACGCGCCGCTGGCGGCCGACCGGCTCGCTCGCCGCGAGGCGATCGACGCCGTGGTCGTCGTCGGCGCGGTGATCACCGGCGATACCGATCACGATCAGGTGATCACCGACGCGACGGCCCAGCGCCTCTCCGACGTCAGCCTCGAGCGCGACACGCCCGTTACACTCGGCGTAACGGGTCCCGGTATGTCCGCCGCAGAAGCGCGCGAACGAGTCGAGAACGCCGCGAAAGCAGTCGACGGCGCGCTCGACCTCGTCGAGGAACTCCCCGATCCGGACCCGAACACAGACGGTCCCGATCCGAACACCGATTCAAACGTAGACACCGATTCAAACGTAGACACCGATTCAAACGGAGATTACCAATGA
- a CDS encoding 5-(carboxyamino)imidazole ribonucleotide synthase → MTTLQSPGPTLGIVGGGQLGRMLAEAAGPLGVDVIVLDPTPDCPAASLARDQIVADFDDEAAISELADSADVLTFEIELADQDVLERVSEDTGTPVHPKPSTLETIHDKLVQKRELADAGIPIPPFRAVEDAADVRAAIDDYGAPVMLKARTGGYDGRGNVPVDSKADAESALESVAGPAMVESFVDFAREVSVIAVKGDGETATFPVGENVHEEEILRETLVPARSDPEVRERAAELATDVLEVMDGRGVYGIELFETRDGELLLNEIAPRPHNSGHWSIEGAQSSQFEQHVRAVLGWPLASTALRSPTVSTNLLGDVDENQEATLHDVDRILETPAAHLHWYGKAQVRPLRKMGHVTVSSDDPIDFEPSTTDRSTTEGDGSGRGRTDDDLLESHLETARALRDAVTFRTE, encoded by the coding sequence ATGACGACGCTACAGTCGCCAGGACCGACGCTCGGGATCGTCGGCGGCGGCCAGCTCGGACGGATGCTCGCCGAGGCGGCCGGCCCGCTCGGGGTCGACGTGATCGTGCTCGATCCGACGCCGGATTGTCCCGCGGCATCGCTCGCTCGAGACCAGATCGTCGCCGACTTCGACGACGAAGCAGCGATCTCCGAACTCGCGGATAGCGCCGACGTGTTGACCTTCGAGATCGAACTCGCCGATCAGGACGTCTTAGAGCGTGTGAGCGAGGACACCGGAACGCCGGTTCACCCGAAACCGTCGACGCTCGAGACGATCCACGACAAACTCGTCCAGAAGCGCGAACTCGCCGACGCCGGGATCCCGATCCCGCCGTTTCGCGCCGTCGAGGACGCGGCCGACGTTCGGGCGGCGATCGACGACTACGGCGCGCCGGTGATGCTCAAGGCCCGAACCGGGGGCTACGACGGGCGCGGCAACGTCCCCGTCGACTCGAAAGCCGACGCGGAGTCGGCCCTCGAGTCGGTCGCCGGACCGGCGATGGTCGAATCGTTCGTGGACTTCGCCCGCGAGGTGTCGGTTATCGCCGTCAAGGGTGACGGCGAGACGGCGACGTTCCCCGTCGGCGAGAACGTCCACGAGGAGGAGATCCTCCGCGAGACGCTGGTCCCTGCCCGCTCGGACCCCGAAGTCCGAGAGCGAGCGGCCGAACTCGCGACGGACGTACTCGAGGTGATGGACGGCCGCGGCGTCTACGGGATCGAACTGTTCGAGACCCGCGACGGCGAGCTGTTGTTAAACGAGATCGCCCCGCGACCGCACAACTCCGGACACTGGTCGATCGAGGGCGCACAGAGCTCGCAGTTCGAGCAACACGTTCGCGCCGTGCTGGGCTGGCCGCTGGCCTCGACGGCCCTTCGCTCTCCCACGGTCTCGACGAACCTGCTCGGCGACGTCGACGAGAACCAGGAGGCGACCCTACACGACGTCGACCGAATCCTCGAGACGCCGGCGGCCCACCTCCACTGGTACGGGAAAGCGCAGGTCCGACCGCTCCGGAAGATGGGCCACGTGACGGTCAGTTCGGACGACCCCATCGACTTCGAGCCGTCGACGACGGACCGGTCGACGACCGAGGGCGACGGTTCCGGGCGGGGAAGAACGGACGACGACCTCCTCGAGTCCCACCTCGAGACCGCTCGAGCCCTGCGGGATGCGGTAACGTTCCGGACCGAGTAA
- a CDS encoding AIR carboxylase family protein: MADSVTTLIDRLHDEADKDRPTEETPDIGVVMGSDSDLEVMMTGGRRPGAYDALVEELDFAEQTDYESAPEERFTFETYVTSAHRTPDLMTAYAETAEARGIEVIIAGAGGKSADLPNMTASIAYPLPVIGVPVQEKSVDSVIGMPTGAPLVAVDAGKSFNAALSAAQILARQHEDVRDRLVAYHESLQSDVGTVSRALHDDGVAAYRSDTQ; this comes from the coding sequence ATGGCAGATTCTGTGACAACCCTCATCGATCGGTTGCACGACGAAGCGGATAAGGACCGCCCGACCGAGGAGACTCCGGACATCGGTGTCGTCATGGGAAGCGATTCGGACCTCGAGGTGATGATGACCGGCGGTCGTCGGCCCGGCGCGTACGACGCCCTGGTCGAAGAGCTCGATTTCGCCGAGCAGACCGACTACGAGAGCGCCCCGGAAGAGCGGTTCACCTTCGAGACGTACGTGACCTCCGCGCATCGAACGCCGGATCTGATGACGGCCTACGCGGAGACGGCAGAAGCGCGCGGGATCGAGGTTATCATCGCGGGCGCGGGCGGGAAGTCGGCGGACCTCCCGAACATGACGGCGTCGATCGCGTACCCGCTCCCCGTCATCGGCGTTCCGGTCCAGGAGAAGTCCGTCGACAGCGTGATCGGCATGCCGACGGGTGCGCCGCTCGTCGCGGTCGACGCGGGGAAATCGTTCAACGCAGCCTTATCGGCCGCCCAGATCCTCGCACGGCAACACGAAGATGTCCGAGACCGACTCGTCGCCTACCACGAGTCGCTCCAATCGGACGTTGGAACAGTGTCTCGAGCCCTCCACGACGACGGAGTCGCGGCGTATCGGTCCGATACTCAGTAG
- a CDS encoding NADH-quinone oxidoreductase subunit A, whose protein sequence is MNEWIAVGMLALVGLLIPLAMMAVSYLIRPSVPETSKRATYESGEVPTGGTRIRFNIQYYMVALLFLVFDIETVLLFPWAVVYLDAVESDAVSLLEILGPMLVFVAILLVGLAWAWRSGAVQWARSPYQVETEADRP, encoded by the coding sequence ATGAATGAATGGATCGCTGTGGGGATGCTGGCGCTCGTGGGATTACTGATTCCGCTCGCGATGATGGCGGTGTCGTATCTCATCCGGCCAAGCGTTCCCGAAACGAGCAAACGCGCCACCTACGAGAGTGGCGAGGTCCCGACCGGTGGGACACGCATTCGGTTTAACATCCAGTACTACATGGTCGCACTTCTCTTTCTCGTCTTCGACATCGAAACCGTCCTCCTGTTCCCGTGGGCGGTCGTCTACCTGGATGCCGTCGAATCGGATGCCGTGTCGCTTCTCGAGATACTCGGTCCGATGCTGGTGTTCGTCGCAATCCTCCTCGTCGGACTCGCCTGGGCGTGGCGCAGCGGTGCAGTACAGTGGGCGCGAAGCCCGTACCAGGTCGAAACTGAGGCTGACCGACCATGA
- a CDS encoding NADH-quinone oxidoreductase subunit B: protein MSNEPRQQIHDSTAPSTDTRDARIGEGLDNRFNSKLREAFGASPFILTKFDKFMNWVRGNSMFMLQFGIACCSIEMMSTYAIKHDIDRFGAGVPRASPRQADVMIVPGTIVSKFGPRMKRVYDQMPEPKFVVGMGSCTISGGPFQEGYNVVKGAEEIIPVDIHVPGCPPRPEALVYGVLKLQERIKNSESSPVVVKPYELEQFGDLPQDELVQKLASEIDEDDLVMRYNWADSP, encoded by the coding sequence ATGAGCAACGAACCACGCCAACAGATACACGACAGTACCGCACCCTCGACCGACACCCGAGACGCGCGGATCGGCGAGGGACTCGATAACCGATTCAACTCGAAGCTTCGAGAGGCCTTCGGCGCGTCGCCGTTCATCCTCACGAAGTTCGACAAGTTCATGAACTGGGTCCGGGGGAACTCGATGTTCATGCTCCAGTTCGGAATCGCGTGCTGTAGCATCGAGATGATGTCCACGTACGCGATCAAACACGACATCGATCGCTTCGGTGCGGGCGTTCCCCGGGCGTCGCCGCGACAGGCCGACGTGATGATCGTCCCCGGAACGATCGTCTCGAAGTTCGGCCCGCGGATGAAACGCGTCTACGATCAGATGCCCGAACCGAAGTTCGTCGTCGGCATGGGATCGTGTACGATCTCCGGCGGCCCCTTCCAGGAGGGTTATAACGTCGTGAAGGGTGCCGAGGAGATCATTCCCGTCGACATCCACGTGCCGGGTTGTCCGCCGCGGCCGGAAGCGCTCGTGTACGGAGTCTTGAAACTCCAGGAACGGATCAAAAACAGCGAATCGTCCCCCGTCGTCGTCAAACCGTACGAACTCGAGCAGTTCGGCGACCTTCCGCAGGACGAACTCGTCCAGAAACTGGCCAGTGAGATCGACGAGGACGACCTCGTCATGCGATACAACTGGGCTGATTCACCATGA
- a CDS encoding NADH-quinone oxidoreductase subunit D, which yields MSTDIEPPRTAETTEDELEALIGDRAIARDNHLNAPGFVINPDDVQDVLADLRDEAGFDHLSCLTAQQYEDRYESIYHMKKYADPTQEVSVVVPTTLDEPTSQSAEPVFRTADWHEREAFDLVGIDYEGHPDPRRILLPETWQGHPLSLDYDQTKPQVVTLSEYENPIQPDHIDSESDTMFLNVGPHHPATHGVLHIKTVLDGETVLDVDPDIGYLHRCEEQMCQQGTYRHQIMPYPDRWDYVSSGLLNEWAYARVAEDLADIEVPEYAQVIRTMGAELCRIASHMLALGTFALDVYGDFTAVFQYAFRDREVIQDILEDLTGQRLMFNYFRLGGVAWDLPEPREEFIAQTRDFLDELPAKVDEYNDLLTTNEIFQIRCVDTGILEPEVAKEYGCTGPVARGSGIDYDLRRDDPYGYYENLEWDVVTEDGCDNYSRVLVRMREVEESAKIIEQCLDLIEEWPEDEREVQANVPRTLKPDPDTEVYRAVEGAKGELGIYIRSDGTDKPGRFKIRSPCYHNLSVLEQMVQGEYIPDLVASLGSLDIVLGEVDR from the coding sequence ATGAGCACGGACATCGAACCGCCACGAACCGCAGAAACCACCGAGGACGAACTCGAGGCGCTGATCGGCGACCGCGCGATCGCACGCGACAATCACCTGAACGCGCCAGGGTTCGTCATCAACCCCGACGACGTCCAGGACGTCCTCGCTGATCTGCGCGATGAGGCCGGGTTCGACCACCTCTCCTGTCTCACCGCACAGCAGTACGAGGACCGGTACGAGTCGATCTACCACATGAAGAAGTACGCCGACCCCACCCAGGAGGTCAGCGTCGTCGTCCCGACGACCCTCGACGAGCCGACGAGCCAGTCCGCGGAACCGGTCTTTCGGACCGCAGACTGGCACGAACGCGAGGCGTTCGACTTGGTCGGCATCGATTACGAGGGACACCCGGACCCGCGTCGGATCCTCCTCCCGGAGACCTGGCAGGGTCACCCGCTAAGCCTCGACTACGATCAGACGAAACCGCAGGTCGTCACGCTCTCGGAGTACGAGAACCCGATTCAGCCGGACCATATCGACTCCGAGTCGGACACGATGTTCCTCAACGTGGGGCCACACCACCCGGCGACCCACGGCGTCTTGCACATCAAGACGGTGCTGGACGGCGAGACGGTCCTCGACGTCGACCCCGATATCGGCTATCTGCACCGCTGTGAGGAGCAGATGTGCCAGCAGGGGACCTACCGCCACCAGATCATGCCCTACCCCGACCGCTGGGACTACGTCTCATCGGGGCTGTTGAACGAGTGGGCGTACGCTCGAGTGGCCGAGGACCTCGCGGACATCGAGGTGCCGGAGTACGCACAGGTTATCCGGACGATGGGTGCGGAACTCTGCCGGATCGCCTCGCACATGCTGGCGCTCGGAACGTTCGCGCTCGACGTCTACGGCGACTTTACGGCCGTCTTCCAGTACGCCTTCCGCGACCGCGAGGTCATCCAGGACATCCTCGAGGACCTGACCGGCCAGCGGCTGATGTTCAACTACTTTAGACTCGGCGGCGTCGCCTGGGATCTGCCCGAACCCCGCGAGGAGTTCATCGCACAGACGCGGGACTTCCTCGACGAACTCCCGGCGAAGGTCGACGAGTACAACGACCTACTCACGACCAACGAGATCTTCCAGATCCGCTGTGTCGACACCGGGATTCTCGAGCCCGAAGTCGCCAAAGAGTACGGCTGTACGGGTCCGGTCGCCCGCGGTTCGGGGATCGACTACGACCTCCGGCGCGACGACCCCTACGGCTACTACGAAAATCTCGAGTGGGACGTCGTCACCGAGGACGGCTGTGACAACTACAGCCGCGTCCTCGTCCGGATGCGGGAAGTCGAGGAATCCGCGAAGATCATCGAACAGTGTCTCGACCTGATCGAGGAGTGGCCCGAAGACGAACGAGAGGTACAGGCCAACGTGCCGCGCACGTTGAAGCCGGATCCCGATACGGAAGTGTACCGTGCCGTCGAAGGTGCGAAAGGCGAACTCGGGATCTACATCCGATCGGACGGGACGGACAAGCCCGGCCGCTTCAAGATTCGGAGCCCGTGTTACCACAACCTCTCGGTCCTAGAGCAGATGGTACAGGGAGAGTACATTCCTGACCTGGTCGCGTCCCTGGGCAGCCTAGATATCGTGCTCGGCGAGGTGGATCGATGA
- a CDS encoding complex I subunit 1/NuoH family protein: MSRGAPEMVLQVGEPMLPERIGDLTGLGEFGVAGELIAAFLAAFIVGNLMLAMTGLAGPWAKRKITAAFTDRIAVNQIGPAGVGIIVADAVRLLSKENIIPENVDRPAYDVAPIVVASSAMLGFAVIPMGTGIQLADPEVGLAFVFAVSGIASLGLVMAGYASSNKYSLLGGLRAVAQNVAYEIPLVVTGMSVVIFAGSLQMSTIVEAQSQALIDLGVVSIPQWYALVNPFAFVLFLVANFAEVGRNPFDTPEAPTEIVAGYQTEYSSVYFVLIYLGEFLHIFLGGAIIATIFLGGPAGPGPAFLGIVWFLLKIWGVFMMTQWLRSAVPRVRIDQLIEIGWKGLLVLSFANLLLTAIIVGLIA, from the coding sequence ATGAGCCGGGGCGCGCCCGAAATGGTGCTTCAGGTGGGCGAGCCGATGCTCCCCGAGCGGATCGGTGACCTCACCGGACTCGGCGAGTTCGGCGTGGCCGGCGAGCTGATCGCCGCGTTTCTCGCGGCCTTCATCGTCGGCAACTTGATGCTCGCGATGACCGGCCTCGCCGGGCCGTGGGCGAAACGGAAGATCACCGCCGCCTTCACCGATCGGATCGCGGTCAACCAGATCGGCCCGGCCGGCGTCGGCATCATCGTCGCCGACGCGGTTCGATTGCTCTCGAAGGAGAACATCATTCCCGAGAACGTCGACCGGCCGGCCTACGACGTCGCACCGATCGTCGTCGCCTCTTCGGCTATGCTCGGGTTCGCCGTGATCCCGATGGGGACCGGAATTCAACTCGCGGACCCCGAAGTCGGTCTGGCGTTCGTCTTCGCCGTTTCCGGGATCGCGAGCCTCGGACTGGTGATGGCGGGCTACGCATCGTCGAACAAGTACTCGCTGCTGGGCGGGCTTCGTGCGGTCGCACAGAACGTCGCCTACGAGATTCCGCTGGTCGTCACGGGGATGTCCGTCGTGATCTTTGCGGGATCCTTACAGATGAGCACGATCGTCGAGGCGCAGTCGCAGGCGCTGATCGATCTCGGCGTCGTCTCGATTCCCCAATGGTACGCGCTCGTCAACCCCTTCGCGTTCGTGTTGTTCCTCGTCGCGAACTTCGCGGAGGTCGGGCGCAACCCCTTCGACACCCCGGAGGCACCGACCGAGATCGTCGCCGGCTATCAGACGGAGTACTCGTCAGTGTACTTCGTCCTGATCTACCTCGGGGAGTTCTTGCACATCTTCCTCGGCGGCGCCATCATCGCGACGATCTTCCTCGGCGGTCCCGCCGGACCCGGGCCCGCGTTCCTGGGGATCGTCTGGTTCCTGCTCAAAATCTGGGGCGTCTTCATGATGACCCAGTGGCTCCGTTCTGCGGTGCCGCGAGTCCGGATCGACCAGTTGATCGAGATCGGCTGGAAGGGCCTGCTGGTCCTTTCGTTCGCGAACCTCTTGCTCACCGCGATTATCGTGGGGCTGATAGCATGA
- a CDS encoding NuoI/complex I 23 kDa subunit family protein, producing MIGILKSMATTMKHALDGSTFTVEYPETAPDVSPRFRGVHKFSQERCIWCRQCENVCPNDTIQIVMDDKRNGEQYNLHIGQCIYCRLCEEVCPVDAILLTQNFEFTGDTKNDLVYNKEQLKAVPWYKDIDPLESREPDRGAWIGEGEGEVDYQ from the coding sequence ATGATTGGGATACTCAAATCGATGGCAACGACGATGAAACACGCGCTGGATGGCTCTACGTTCACCGTGGAGTATCCCGAGACGGCACCGGACGTCTCGCCGCGGTTTCGCGGCGTCCACAAGTTCAGTCAGGAACGCTGTATCTGGTGTCGTCAGTGTGAGAACGTCTGTCCGAACGACACGATTCAGATCGTGATGGACGACAAGCGAAACGGCGAACAGTACAACCTCCATATCGGCCAGTGTATCTACTGTCGACTCTGCGAGGAGGTCTGTCCCGTCGACGCGATTTTGCTCACGCAGAACTTCGAGTTCACGGGCGATACGAAAAACGACCTCGTCTACAACAAAGAACAGCTCAAGGCGGTCCCGTGGTACAAGGACATCGACCCGCTCGAGTCCCGAGAACCCGACCGGGGCGCCTGGATCGGCGAGGGCGAAGGGGAGGTCGATTACCAATGA
- a CDS encoding NADH-quinone oxidoreductase subunit J: MMETIAFALFAAITLSSALGVVLFEDPWHSALALGISLLSVAVYYIMLAAEFVAMMQILVYVGGVLILITFAVMLTQDETSDIDETEVTQS; this comes from the coding sequence ATGATGGAAACGATCGCCTTCGCGCTGTTCGCAGCCATCACGCTCTCGAGCGCACTGGGGGTCGTCCTCTTCGAGGACCCCTGGCACTCGGCGCTCGCGCTCGGCATCTCGCTGTTGAGCGTCGCGGTGTACTACATCATGCTCGCGGCCGAATTCGTCGCGATGATGCAGATCCTCGTCTACGTGGGCGGCGTGCTCATCCTCATCACGTTCGCCGTGATGTTGACTCAGGACGAGACGTCCGATATCGACGAGACGGAGGTGACCCAGTCGTGA
- the nuoK gene encoding NADH-quinone oxidoreductase subunit NuoK, which translates to MSVGIEHYVLLSMALFCIGLFGVLTRRNALLFLMSVELMLNAANVNLIAFSFYHGNLTGQVFALFTMALAAAEVAVGLGIILVLYRNFRDVDVTVPSTMRW; encoded by the coding sequence GTGAGCGTTGGGATCGAACACTACGTCCTGCTGTCGATGGCCCTGTTCTGTATCGGGCTGTTCGGCGTGCTCACGCGGCGGAACGCGCTGCTTTTCTTGATGTCCGTCGAGTTGATGCTCAACGCGGCGAACGTCAATCTGATCGCGTTCTCGTTCTACCACGGCAACCTCACGGGGCAGGTGTTCGCGCTGTTTACGATGGCGCTGGCGGCCGCGGAAGTGGCCGTCGGCCTCGGCATCATTCTGGTACTGTATCGCAACTTCCGTGACGTCGACGTCACGGTCCCGTCGACGATGAGGTGGTAA
- the nuoL gene encoding NADH-quinone oxidoreductase subunit L has protein sequence MEGIFTYAPAIALLPLAAFVVALCFGNAMPKKGAIAGIFATAGSLGLSLLMLAAVASGEVHHETYYQWAAGETAGHSATQGIEFTFGILIDPLSALMLVIVSLIALLVHVFSLGYMNAEGETGLPRYYAELGLFTFSMLAFVYADNLLMAFMFFELVGLCSYLLIGFWFRTESAPSAAKKAFLVTRFGDYFFLVGVVAIGATFGTLAFAGDNSFVAQAEAALDGGETLFGFDARTWITITGLLVLGGVIGKSAQFPLQTWLPDAMEGPTTVSALIHAATMVAAGVYLVARMFGYYVLSPTALGIIAFVGGFTALFAASMAVVKDDIKQVLAYSTISQYGYMMLGLGVGGYVAGVFHLMNHAFFKALLFLGAGAVIILMHHEQDMWKMGGLKEKAPVTYYTFLAGALALAGIIPFSGFWSKDEVLYDALILGLENEVYLAAYAMGLIAVFFTGFYTFRMVVLTFHGEPRSEAAEDPHDIGWSVKAPLIVLGLLSLTAGIANLAPVGKLLDMDIMFLEMWLDGHYGGLEELTYGAYSDTLAHETGAIAGSEQTTLLVGAALSLGLALSGAGLAWTLYSGSDPAQHTQRLGSVRELLRSNYYQDEFQVWLAEGVTLPIARTADRFDQSVIDGVVDGVSSVSLFGSGWIKRIQTGIVTNYAALIVGGFVGLLVVLGVYGGWFV, from the coding sequence ATGGAAGGGATCTTTACCTACGCACCGGCGATAGCACTGCTCCCGCTCGCGGCCTTCGTGGTCGCACTCTGCTTTGGCAACGCGATGCCGAAGAAGGGTGCCATCGCGGGTATCTTCGCGACGGCCGGTTCCCTCGGCCTCTCGCTGTTGATGCTCGCGGCCGTCGCGAGCGGCGAGGTACACCACGAAACGTACTACCAGTGGGCCGCCGGCGAGACAGCGGGCCACAGCGCCACTCAGGGGATCGAGTTCACGTTCGGCATCCTGATCGATCCGCTCTCGGCGCTGATGCTCGTGATCGTCTCGCTGATCGCGCTGCTCGTCCACGTCTTCAGCCTCGGCTACATGAACGCCGAGGGCGAGACGGGACTGCCGCGATACTACGCCGAGCTCGGGCTGTTCACGTTCAGCATGCTCGCATTCGTCTACGCGGACAACCTGCTGATGGCGTTCATGTTCTTCGAGCTGGTCGGGCTCTGCTCGTATCTCTTGATCGGCTTCTGGTTCAGAACCGAGTCCGCGCCTTCGGCCGCGAAGAAGGCGTTTCTGGTCACCCGCTTCGGTGACTACTTCTTCCTCGTCGGCGTCGTCGCGATCGGCGCGACGTTCGGCACGCTCGCGTTCGCGGGCGACAACTCGTTCGTCGCCCAGGCGGAAGCCGCCTTAGACGGCGGCGAGACGCTGTTCGGGTTCGACGCCCGGACGTGGATCACGATCACCGGCCTGCTCGTGTTGGGCGGCGTGATCGGCAAATCCGCGCAGTTCCCGCTCCAGACCTGGTTGCCCGACGCGATGGAAGGCCCGACCACCGTGTCGGCGCTCATCCACGCGGCGACGATGGTCGCGGCCGGCGTCTACCTCGTCGCACGGATGTTCGGATACTACGTGCTCTCGCCGACCGCGCTCGGCATCATCGCCTTCGTCGGCGGCTTTACCGCGCTGTTCGCGGCGTCGATGGCGGTCGTCAAAGACGACATCAAACAGGTGCTGGCGTACTCGACGATCAGCCAGTACGGCTACATGATGCTCGGCCTCGGCGTCGGCGGCTACGTCGCCGGGGTCTTCCACCTGATGAACCACGCCTTCTTCAAGGCGCTCCTGTTCCTCGGTGCCGGCGCCGTCATCATCCTCATGCACCACGAACAGGACATGTGGAAGATGGGCGGGCTGAAAGAGAAGGCTCCCGTCACCTACTACACCTTCCTCGCGGGCGCGCTCGCGCTCGCCGGGATCATCCCGTTCTCGGGCTTCTGGTCCAAAGACGAGGTGCTCTACGACGCGCTCATCCTCGGCCTCGAGAACGAGGTCTACCTCGCGGCCTACGCGATGGGGCTGATCGCGGTCTTTTTCACCGGGTTTTACACCTTCCGCATGGTGGTTCTCACGTTCCACGGAGAGCCGCGCTCGGAAGCGGCCGAGGACCCACACGACATCGGCTGGAGCGTCAAAGCGCCGCTGATCGTCCTCGGGCTCCTCTCGCTGACCGCCGGGATCGCGAACCTCGCGCCCGTCGGGAAGCTACTTGACATGGACATCATGTTCCTCGAGATGTGGCTCGACGGCCACTACGGCGGTCTCGAGGAGCTGACCTACGGTGCCTACAGCGACACGCTGGCCCACGAGACGGGAGCGATCGCCGGCTCCGAACAGACGACGTTGCTCGTCGGAGCGGCGCTCTCGCTCGGGCTGGCTCTGAGCGGCGCGGGACTCGCGTGGACGCTCTACAGCGGCTCCGATCCCGCACAGCACACCCAGCGGTTGGGTTCGGTTCGCGAACTCCTCCGGAGTAACTACTACCAAGACGAGTTCCAGGTGTGGCTCGCGGAGGGCGTGACGCTGCCGATCGCCCGAACGGCCGATCGGTTCGACCAGTCGGTCATCGACGGCGTCGTCGACGGCGTCTCGAGCGTGAGCCTGTTCGGAAGCGGCTGGATCAAGCGGATCCAGACGGGAATCGTGACTAACTACGCCGCGTTGATCGTCGGCGGATTCGTCGGGTTACTTGTCGTGCTTGGCGTGTACGGAGGGTGGTTCGTATGA